A genomic window from Armatimonadota bacterium includes:
- a CDS encoding ABC transporter permease — MLLVSSGALRALVAASITGAAPLAIAAVAGVLCERAGVVNIALEGLMLAGAFAGAWAGQASWLVGLAAVVATGAAIGLLHAYLTQIMRMDHVVSGLGINLLAAGSTRFLALVLFPEGMRVAGLAVTPWIVVALVLPPLVMVMLHATRFGLRLRAAGEDPMATAMAGVSTLRVRLAAVTISGVLAAFAGAYLSMADAHTFSSGMSAGKGYVALAAVIFGKWKPVGAAAAALFFGFFYALQTQLQIAGTHLVWLGINWTSPYLLDSVPYAMTILALVSVIGRAQPPRALGAGETGL, encoded by the coding sequence ATGCTTCTGGTTAGCAGCGGGGCGCTGCGCGCACTGGTCGCCGCATCGATCACCGGCGCTGCGCCGCTTGCCATCGCTGCGGTCGCCGGTGTACTGTGCGAACGCGCCGGTGTGGTGAACATTGCTCTGGAGGGCCTCATGCTCGCCGGAGCGTTTGCCGGCGCGTGGGCGGGCCAGGCTTCGTGGCTGGTGGGCCTCGCCGCGGTAGTCGCGACGGGCGCCGCGATCGGCCTGCTGCATGCGTATCTCACACAGATCATGCGCATGGATCATGTGGTCAGCGGCCTGGGCATCAACCTGCTGGCCGCCGGCAGCACTCGATTCCTGGCGCTGGTCTTGTTCCCGGAGGGCATGCGGGTGGCTGGCCTCGCGGTTACTCCGTGGATCGTCGTGGCCCTGGTACTCCCGCCTCTTGTGATGGTTATGCTGCATGCCACTCGCTTCGGTTTGCGACTGCGCGCCGCGGGAGAAGATCCAATGGCCACGGCTATGGCTGGCGTCTCAACACTTCGGGTGCGACTTGCGGCGGTAACCATCTCCGGTGTTCTGGCCGCCTTCGCCGGCGCGTATCTCTCCATGGCAGACGCGCACACGTTTTCCAGCGGAATGTCTGCCGGTAAAGGCTATGTGGCGCTTGCCGCCGTCATTTTCGGAAAGTGGAAGCCGGTCGGCGCTGCGGCCGCGGCGCTCTTCTTTGGGTTTTTCTACGCGCTGCAAACGCAGCTGCAGATTGCCGGGACGCATCTGGTGTGGCTGGGTATCAACTGGACCAGCCCCTATCTGCTCGATAGTGTTCCGTACGCCATGACGATTCTGGCGCTGGTGAGTGTGATTGGGCGGGCGCAGCCGCCGCGTGCGCTTGGGGCCGGTGAGACCGGGCTGTGA